From the Paenibacillus sp. FSL H8-0548 genome, one window contains:
- a CDS encoding alpha-L-fucosidase gives MDTLAYLKAIEDTIANGKFKDHWDSLSEYQVPAWYQKAKFGIFIHWGVYSVPAFKSEWYPRNMYIQGSEEYEHHIATYGEHKDFGYKDFIPMFKAENFNADEWAELFQKSGAKYIMPVAEHHDGFQMYKSELSHFNAYEMGPQRDVLAEMKEAFEKREMIFCASSHRAEHWFFLSHGKQFDSDIKEPLERGDLYWPSMPEPDHQDLYGSPPSQQYLEDWLMRCCELVDQYKPSVFYFDWWIHTAAFKPYLKKFAAYYYNKAIEWGIEVAINYKHDAFHFGTAVPDVERGQFAALKPYFWQTDTAVAKNSWSYTPNNDYKTSGEIIRDLVDIVSKNGNLLLNVGPKADGTIPDGDKRILLEIGEWLRVNGEAIYDTTFWRIFGEGPTLVEEGQFTDGKMKAFTSEDIRFTVKGSRLYATVLVYPDNGEVRIKSLKAKSHDFHGIIEDITILGFDEKPTWERTEEALIIKTNQVHSLNPVVFSISIN, from the coding sequence ATGGATACTCTTGCGTATTTGAAAGCGATTGAGGATACGATAGCAAACGGAAAATTTAAAGATCATTGGGATTCGTTAAGCGAGTATCAGGTTCCAGCTTGGTATCAAAAAGCGAAGTTTGGTATTTTTATACACTGGGGCGTTTATTCCGTTCCTGCTTTTAAGAGCGAATGGTATCCTAGAAATATGTACATCCAAGGCTCTGAGGAGTATGAGCATCACATCGCAACCTATGGGGAACATAAGGATTTTGGCTATAAGGACTTTATTCCGATGTTTAAAGCAGAAAATTTTAATGCGGACGAATGGGCTGAGCTTTTTCAGAAATCCGGTGCCAAATATATTATGCCGGTTGCTGAGCATCACGACGGTTTCCAAATGTACAAGAGCGAGCTTTCTCATTTTAATGCTTATGAAATGGGGCCACAGCGGGATGTTCTGGCTGAAATGAAAGAAGCATTTGAGAAGCGGGAGATGATCTTCTGTGCTTCCTCACATCGGGCGGAGCATTGGTTTTTTCTCTCGCACGGCAAGCAATTTGACTCTGATATTAAAGAGCCGCTGGAGCGCGGTGACCTCTACTGGCCGTCGATGCCTGAGCCTGATCATCAGGATTTGTACGGCTCGCCTCCGAGCCAGCAATATTTGGAGGATTGGCTCATGAGATGCTGCGAGCTTGTTGATCAGTATAAGCCAAGTGTATTTTATTTTGACTGGTGGATACATACCGCAGCGTTCAAGCCCTATCTCAAAAAGTTCGCAGCTTATTACTATAATAAGGCGATAGAGTGGGGAATCGAGGTTGCGATCAATTATAAGCATGATGCGTTTCATTTTGGCACCGCTGTTCCAGATGTGGAAAGAGGACAATTTGCTGCGCTTAAGCCTTATTTTTGGCAGACGGATACGGCAGTTGCGAAAAACTCATGGAGCTATACACCGAACAACGATTATAAAACATCGGGTGAGATTATCCGTGATTTAGTCGATATCGTCAGCAAAAACGGCAATCTGCTCCTCAATGTTGGACCGAAAGCAGACGGTACAATTCCTGATGGGGATAAGCGAATTCTTCTGGAAATCGGTGAATGGCTGCGAGTGAACGGCGAGGCTATCTATGATACAACCTTCTGGCGTATCTTTGGTGAAGGACCTACCTTGGTCGAGGAGGGACAATTCACGGATGGGAAGATGAAAGCTTTTACGAGCGAGGACATTCGTTTTACTGTGAAGGGCAGTCGTCTTTATGCGACCGTTCTCGTGTATCCAGATAATGGAGAGGTTAGAATCAAATCGCTGAAGGCAAAATCGCATGATTTTCACGGCATCATCGAGGATATAACGATCCTTGGATTTGATGAAAAACCGACATGGGAGAGAACAGAAGAAGCACTAATTATAAAGACGAATCAGGTTCATAGCTTGAATCCGGTCGTATTCAGCATAAGCATCAACTAA
- a CDS encoding alpha/beta hydrolase family protein, translating to MWNGDALLERLYNEAVSRHQEQSRKDLRNERRPKLKEALRDVIGYFEPNAEHAPKLLERVQCDGYVRERVELSATPELTFAAYVLIPDGPKESLPAVLAIHGHGYGSREIVGLLKDGSPDEGEPGIHQHFAVQLVKRGMVVIAPDVIGFGERRLLADLALDENAPSSCYKLSTQLMTLGKTLTGLRVTEVLAAFNYLSSRSEVDANRIGVMGFSGGGLIGYAAAVLEARINATVLTGFTNTMKDSIFAIHHCVDNYTPGLLVHAELPELIGLIAPRPLFLESGERDPIFPVAGFRKAVAEIQAIYEEENASDMLGIDVFPGAHEISGRVAYDWLKQTLSS from the coding sequence ATGTGGAATGGCGATGCTTTATTAGAAAGGCTTTACAATGAAGCGGTTAGTCGACATCAAGAGCAATCAAGAAAGGATCTGCGAAATGAACGCAGACCTAAGCTGAAGGAAGCGCTGCGTGATGTCATTGGATATTTTGAGCCGAATGCTGAACATGCTCCTAAGCTGCTGGAGCGGGTTCAATGTGATGGATATGTTCGCGAACGGGTTGAGCTGTCGGCTACGCCGGAGCTGACCTTTGCAGCATATGTACTCATTCCTGATGGTCCGAAGGAGTCGCTGCCAGCAGTGCTTGCGATTCATGGTCATGGCTATGGCAGTCGTGAAATTGTCGGATTGCTGAAGGATGGTTCGCCTGATGAAGGAGAGCCAGGCATTCATCAGCATTTTGCAGTGCAACTGGTGAAACGGGGAATGGTCGTTATTGCGCCTGATGTCATCGGTTTTGGCGAGCGTAGACTGCTGGCTGATCTTGCGCTTGATGAGAATGCGCCAAGCTCCTGCTACAAACTGTCTACACAGCTCATGACGCTAGGAAAGACGCTTACGGGCCTTCGAGTAACGGAGGTTTTAGCAGCGTTTAACTACTTGTCCTCAAGGTCGGAGGTTGACGCGAATCGGATTGGGGTAATGGGGTTCTCTGGCGGCGGCTTGATCGGTTATGCGGCTGCCGTGCTGGAGGCAAGGATCAATGCGACTGTGCTGACAGGTTTTACGAATACGATGAAGGATAGTATATTTGCTATCCATCATTGTGTGGACAACTACACGCCAGGTTTGCTTGTCCACGCGGAGCTGCCTGAATTGATCGGACTCATTGCACCTCGTCCGTTGTTTCTTGAGTCAGGTGAGCGTGATCCCATCTTCCCAGTGGCAGGCTTCCGCAAGGCAGTCGCTGAGATCCAAGCGATCTACGAGGAAGAGAATGCCAGCGATATGCTAGGCATAGACGTATTCCCAGGCGCTCATGAAATAAGCGGTAGAGTGGCTTACGATTGGTTGAAGCAAACATTATCATCTTAA